A window of Ranitomeya variabilis isolate aRanVar5 chromosome 2, aRanVar5.hap1, whole genome shotgun sequence contains these coding sequences:
- the DTYMK gene encoding thymidylate kinase, which produces MAARRGALIVLEGADRAGKSTQARRLVEALRENGYQAEGMRFPERTTEIGRLVGSYLEKKSNIEDHTVHLLFSANRWEHVPLIKEKLRSGVTLVVDRYAFSGVAFTSSKENFSLHWCKQPDVGLPKPDLVLFLNITPEAASKRGEFGNERYETSAFQQKVQKHYAELMEDKSLNWKVIDAAQSMEDVHSDIKQLSEAIIKEARDQPIGKLWIED; this is translated from the exons ATGGCTGCACGCCGCGGCGCTCTCATTGTCCTAGAGGGTGCGGACAGGGCGGGAAAGAGCACCCAGGCCCGAAGACTGGTGGAGGCGCTGAGGGAGAACGGCTACCAGGCCGAGGGCATGCGCTTCCCAG AGCGAACAACAGAAATTGGTCGACTTGTTGGTTCCTACCTTGAGAAAAAAAGTAACATTGAAGATCATACAGTTCATTTGCTGTTTTCTGCAAATCGATGGGAACATGT TCCACTAATAAAAGAGAAACTGCGTAGCGGAGTCACTCTTGTGGTGGATAGATatgcattttctggtgttgcattcaCAAGCTCAAAAGAG aatttttcaTTACATTGGTGTAAGCAGCCTGATGTTGGCCTTCCGAAGCCAGATCTTGTCCTCTTTTTGAACATAACTCCTGAGGCAGCATCTAAACGTGGGGAGTTTGGAAATGAACGTTATGAGACCAGTGCCTTCCAGCAAAAGGTGCAGAAGCACTATGCTGAGCtaatggaagacaaatctctgaacTGGAAG GTCATTGATGCAGCACAGAGTATGGAAGATGTGCACAGTGATATAAAGCAGCTGAGTGAAGCAATCATAAAGGAAGCCAGGGATCAACCCATTGGGAAGCTGTGGATTGAGGACTGA